CGACGCGATCGGCGGATTCGATGTCCTGCTTCGACGGCGTGATGTGCATCCACCGGACCATGTTGCCGCCGCTCTCGACCATCAGCGCGTTGGAGAAGTCGCTGATCCAGGGCGGGATCGACACGCCGACCGCGGGCCATTCGTTCGACGTGCGCTGTGCATAGCCGTGCACTTGCATCACCCGGCCGTTGAGCCGGATCATGCCGTCGCCGAACTGCGTCGAGCGGAACCCGGTCAGCGTGTCGACCGCATCGGCGACCTTGCCGCCTTCGACGAGGCTGGTCGTCACGCGGTAGAGATAGCCATAGCCCCAGCTCCAGAAGTTGAGGCCGGCCATGCGTCCCTGCGCGGTGACCATGCGCGTCTCACCCGGGGCCAGCGTGACGCTGCCGCCGTCGAACCGCCCGACGAGCGTGCCGTCGCGGTCGCGAACCTCTGTACGCAGTGAGAAGGTGCGCGGCGCGGCTTCCTCGTTGCGGACCTGCGTTTCGGCGTGGACCGTCGCGGCGCGCCCGGGAATGTCGAAGGCGTCCGCCCAGACATATTGACCGGTCGTCCCCAGGTTCGCGAACAGCGGCAGCGTCTGGTAGGTGCGCGGCGTCAGGTGCAGCCGGACGTTGCGCGTGATGCCGCCGTAGTTGACGTTGAAATTGCGGTCGTTCCACTGGAAGCCGCTGCCGGTCGCGCGTTCCTTGTAGCGCCAGTCATTGTCGACGCGCACCGCGATCACGTTGCTGCCGGGTTTCAGCGCCTTGGAAATGTCCGCGCCGAACGCCATCGCGCCGCTCTCGGACAGCGCGACCGACTGGCCGTTGACCCAGACCTCGGCGGCCTGCCGCACGCCCTCGAATTCGAGGAACGCCTTGCCGGCCGTGGCGCGCGACGGTGCGGTGAAGCGCTTGCGATACCAGGTTATCCCGGTCGACAGATTCTTGATGTCGCGCGCGAACGCCTCGCGCTCGTTGAAGGCGTTGGGCAGCGTGACCGGCGTCCAGCCGCGGTCATCGAAGCCGGGCTGCGCGGCGCCAGCCTTGTCGCCGGTTGTCATCTGCCAGCCGGGGTTGAGGTTGTAGGTCGCGCGTGCGGACGCGACCACGCTCGACGCGTCGTGCGCGCGGACTGCGGGGGAGGCGAGGGCGATGACCGCCGTGGCTGCGAGGTACCGTGCGCGCATTGTCATCCTTCGATCAGGTGGTGGCAGGTCGGCTCGAGGCGGCGGCGCGCGCATGCGCGATCCCGCGTTCGAGCCCGCGCAGTTCGGCCAGCCCGCGCATCCGACCGAGCAGCGCGTATCCCGGGTTTCCGGCGCGGTGCATGTCGTCGAGGATCCGGTGGCCGTGATCGGGGCGCATCGGGATGCTGCGGGCCTCGCGCAACGACAGGTCGTGGATCGCCGCAACGACGGACGCCATGCCCGCATCCCCCTCGAGATGCGCGGCCTCGTGGAAGGTGCGGTGCCCCTCGCGCTGGACCGAGCGCAGATGGAGGAAGCCAATCCGGTCGCCCAACCGGTCGATCATCCCGGGCAGGTCGTTGTCGGCGCGGACGCCCAGCGAACCGGTGCAGAAGCAGAGGGCGTTCGAAGGGTTGGGTACGCGTGCGAACAGTGTGGCCAGATCGGCTTCGGTGCTCACGACGCGCGGCAGGCCGAACAGCGGGAAGGGGGGATCGTCGGGATGCACCACCAGCCGGATGCCGAGGTCGTCGGCGATCGGGCACACCGCCTCGAGGAACGCCGCATGATTGGCGCGCAAGGTATCGGCGTCGACATCGGCATAGCGCGCGATCGCCGCCGCGAGCGCGGTCGAGGTGAAGCTTTCCTCGCTGCCCGGCAGCCCGGCGATGATCGTGCGTTCGAGCAGGTGCCGCTCGTCGGCCGACATCGCCGCGAACCGCGCCGCGGCGCCCGCGCGGACACCTTCCGCGTAGTCGGCCTCGGCACCCGGGCGCTTGAGGATATGCAGGTCGTACACGGTGACCGCTTCCCATTCGAAGCGCAGCGCGCGCGCGTCGTCGGGCAGCCGCCAGTCGAGATCGGTCCGCGTCCAGTCGAGCAGCGGCATGAAATTATACGTCACGACGTCGATGCCATGCGCGGCGAGGTTCCGCAGGCTCTGCCGGTACGCGTCGATCAGCGCGGCGGTGTCGCCGCCGAGCTTGATCTCCTCATGGACCGGCAGGCTTTCGACCACCGACCAGTCGAGCCCGGCCGCCGCGATCGTCGCTCTCCGCGCGCCGATCGCGTCGCTGCTCCACACCGCGCCATTGGGTATCTCGTGCAGCGCGGTGACGATACCGGTCGCGCCGGCCTGGCGGATCTCTGCTAGCGTGACCGGGTCGG
This sequence is a window from Sphingomonas ginsenosidivorax. Protein-coding genes within it:
- the uxuA gene encoding mannonate dehydratase, which codes for MTQTMRWFGPADPVTLAEIRQAGATGIVTALHEIPNGAVWSSDAIGARRATIAAAGLDWSVVESLPVHEEIKLGGDTAALIDAYRQSLRNLAAHGIDVVTYNFMPLLDWTRTDLDWRLPDDARALRFEWEAVTVYDLHILKRPGAEADYAEGVRAGAAARFAAMSADERHLLERTIIAGLPGSEESFTSTALAAAIARYADVDADTLRANHAAFLEAVCPIADDLGIRLVVHPDDPPFPLFGLPRVVSTEADLATLFARVPNPSNALCFCTGSLGVRADNDLPGMIDRLGDRIGFLHLRSVQREGHRTFHEAAHLEGDAGMASVVAAIHDLSLREARSIPMRPDHGHRILDDMHRAGNPGYALLGRMRGLAELRGLERGIAHARAAASSRPATT